GTGAAAATCTGCCATGAACCCGGCATTTAATCGGGTATTTAGGGGCCACAAAGGTAAGGTGATGGCGTAACGCCATCCCGGAGAGGGCTGATATACTCGGGTCGCCGGGCGAGTGGCTCAGCGGCAGAGCGCCTCCCTTACACGGAGGAGGACGCAGGTTCAAATCCTGCCTCGCCCACCACAATGAAATTCCTGAGTACCCGGCTGCCAATTTCCCTCCTCTCTTACACAAGTCTGGAGACTCTCGGCCCGCCCGGAGACGTGCCCAGGGAGGAGCTATCATTAACGTGCCGGGCCTGACCTCCGTGGGTGCCCGGGCCGGACCTTGTATTGGCCTCCAGCCGGAGGAGCGAAGACAGCAGGATCCCTCGGCCAGGGTGGCGCGCCCTCGAGAGGTATGGGGCGTCGCCACGCGAACCCTATTCTTAGATATATGGGCGTTAGTTGCGCGGTAAGGAGGTGGGAAGTATGGGACGGCGAACCCTACTTGCTCTCCTGCTGATCCTTGCTCTCACCGGTGTCCACGACGTGCTGGCTCAGCGAGGGCCGATTCCCATCGGTCTCAGCGCGCCGCTTACCGGCCCTGCCGCGCCTGACGGCCTAAGCGTCCGCCAGGCGGTGGAGGTGGGCGTCAAGCAAATCAACGCCGCCGGGGGCGTCCTGGACCGCCAGATCCAGCTGGTGGTCTACGACGACCAGGCCGCTCCTCCGCAGGGGGTAGCGGTAGCGCAGCGTCTGATCGAGCGTGACCGAGTGGTAGCCGCCGTAGGCGGATCGTATAGCGGCGCCACCAGGGGAGCAGCACCCATCTTCCAGCAGAACCGTGTGCCCTTCGTCGTGGCGTACGCGGTGCATCCGGACATCACGAAGGCCGGCCCCTATGTCTTCCGCGTCGGCTTTCTGGGACCGGTGGAAGGTGCGGGTGCCGCCGAGGCCGCCCGGCTGTACTTCAACGCCCAGCGCGTTGCCATGATGACCATGGATAACGACTTCGGCCGGGCCCTGGCTCAGGGGTTCCGCGAGCGGGGAGCCAAGATCGGCCTGAACATCGTGGGCGAAGTCATCTATCCCCTGGGCGAGAAAGATATGGCTCCACACGTCACCCGCGTGCGCGGCATGAATCCCGACTTGGTCTTCGTCAGCGGGTACTTCAACGAGGCAGCCCTCATTGTGCGGGCCATACGCCAGCTGGGAGTGCGCGCGCAGATCCTGGGCGAAGAGGGATTCGACTCGCCCAAGTTT
This portion of the Armatimonadota bacterium genome encodes:
- a CDS encoding ABC transporter substrate-binding protein encodes the protein MGRRTLLALLLILALTGVHDVLAQRGPIPIGLSAPLTGPAAPDGLSVRQAVEVGVKQINAAGGVLDRQIQLVVYDDQAAPPQGVAVAQRLIERDRVVAAVGGSYSGATRGAAPIFQQNRVPFVVAYAVHPDITKAGPYVFRVGFLGPVEGAGAAEAARLYFNAQRVAMMTMDNDFGRALAQGFRERGAKIGLNIVGEVIYPLGEKDMAPHVTRVRGMNPDLVFVSGYFNEAALIVRAIRQLGVRAQILGEEGFDSPKFLELAGPAAEGVAIVTNLNRDDPRAVVQAFLRDYRAAYKMEADMVGASAYDALRIIVDGLRRAGTTDPAKLRDAIAATRNFNGVTGVLSFTASRETIKPIQVQMVKGGQFRYFGVITDPEIITPP